A stretch of Planctomycetaceae bacterium DNA encodes these proteins:
- a CDS encoding POT family MFS transporter: protein MSSNYLSVPEETTGLPRGVKYIIGNEAAERFSFYGMRTILVVFMTRYLHLMSENQTGPEMTGAAANEVYHNFVAATYFFPVFGSLLSDIFVGKYRTILWLSIVYCIGHLALALMGGPGMTPSGWLLAGLFLIAFGSGGIKPCVSAHVGDQFGRKNSHLMTKVFQWFYFSINFGSTVSTALTPVLLKWYGPHVAFGVPGVLMALATLLFWMGRHVFIHVPPGGMNFFKETFSKEGIMAVLKLTIIYAFVAVFWGMFDQTGSSWVLQAENMDRNFLGVEWLESQIQVVNPILVMALIPLFQFVIYPAVDKVFKLTPIRKISIGLFLTATSFLLITMAQRLIDQGETPSIAWQLWAYLVLTSAEIMISITGLEFSYTQAPKTMKSVVMAVWLFSVSAGNLFTGWVNHSIQTPGVNQIASEVSSLDVSSDTTLGNWKLSVAETAIEGSDKPGKAINVFGVDGKAGTEDDIQLSFDDYGRMTSVSTTDNTVLTTAADRIQEAFMNSAADDEGRALPSDSEGQKIIDELRDSFGGALKYQQITRNQFRIATAGADKTPQTQWDVVLVGAVSRASTGSTEAPAEYDWLEKRIIEVKGPEGRDEVEKARGNNAKTVVDYDITVGGQDKLEGAAYFDFWTKAAFYAAILFIPVGYFYKEKSYIQDNSSEPTVPEPTANASDSGDHSRPDEPASS, encoded by the coding sequence ATGTCCAGCAACTACCTCAGCGTCCCCGAAGAAACAACAGGACTGCCACGCGGCGTCAAATACATCATCGGGAACGAGGCAGCCGAACGATTTAGTTTCTATGGGATGCGGACCATCCTGGTTGTCTTCATGACCAGGTATCTTCACCTGATGTCCGAAAATCAAACCGGGCCCGAAATGACCGGTGCGGCTGCCAACGAGGTCTACCACAACTTTGTTGCGGCGACTTATTTCTTCCCGGTCTTCGGCTCACTTCTGTCCGACATCTTTGTTGGCAAGTACCGCACGATTCTCTGGCTTTCAATCGTCTACTGCATCGGTCATCTTGCCCTGGCGTTAATGGGCGGACCAGGAATGACGCCATCCGGCTGGTTACTGGCGGGCTTGTTCCTGATCGCATTCGGCAGCGGGGGCATCAAGCCATGTGTCTCTGCACATGTCGGTGATCAGTTTGGAAGGAAAAACAGCCATTTGATGACCAAGGTCTTCCAGTGGTTCTACTTTTCCATCAATTTCGGATCGACTGTTTCGACAGCCCTGACGCCCGTACTGCTCAAATGGTACGGCCCCCACGTTGCCTTTGGTGTGCCCGGAGTGCTGATGGCACTGGCAACACTTCTGTTCTGGATGGGGCGGCATGTCTTCATCCATGTCCCCCCCGGCGGCATGAATTTCTTCAAAGAAACGTTCAGCAAAGAAGGCATCATGGCGGTGCTGAAGCTGACCATTATTTATGCCTTCGTGGCAGTCTTTTGGGGAATGTTTGATCAGACCGGCTCATCCTGGGTCCTTCAGGCCGAAAACATGGATCGAAACTTCCTCGGTGTTGAATGGCTCGAATCTCAGATTCAGGTCGTCAATCCGATCCTCGTCATGGCACTGATTCCCTTGTTCCAGTTTGTGATTTACCCGGCTGTGGACAAGGTCTTCAAACTGACACCGATCCGTAAAATCTCGATCGGATTGTTTCTGACAGCCACCAGCTTTCTCCTGATCACGATGGCTCAGCGTCTAATCGATCAGGGAGAAACGCCCTCGATTGCATGGCAACTCTGGGCCTACCTGGTGCTTACCAGCGCAGAAATCATGATTTCAATCACCGGCCTGGAGTTCTCTTACACTCAGGCGCCAAAAACCATGAAATCGGTCGTGATGGCCGTTTGGCTCTTTTCCGTTTCGGCAGGCAACTTGTTTACAGGTTGGGTCAACCATTCGATCCAGACACCCGGTGTGAACCAGATCGCGTCAGAGGTTTCTTCACTGGATGTGTCCAGCGATACCACTCTGGGCAATTGGAAGTTGTCGGTGGCCGAAACGGCCATTGAAGGCAGCGACAAACCCGGCAAAGCCATCAACGTCTTTGGAGTCGACGGGAAAGCCGGGACCGAAGATGACATACAGCTGAGTTTTGATGACTACGGCCGCATGACCTCTGTCAGCACCACAGACAACACTGTTCTGACCACGGCAGCCGATCGGATTCAGGAAGCCTTCATGAACTCAGCAGCAGATGATGAAGGCCGCGCCCTGCCATCGGACAGCGAAGGACAAAAAATCATCGACGAACTCCGGGACTCCTTCGGCGGTGCCCTCAAATATCAGCAAATTACGAGGAATCAATTCCGCATCGCGACAGCAGGTGCAGATAAAACACCCCAGACACAATGGGACGTCGTCCTTGTGGGCGCGGTCAGTCGAGCCAGCACGGGATCCACAGAAGCGCCGGCAGAATATGACTGGCTGGAGAAACGCATCATCGAAGTCAAGGGACCAGAGGGCCGCGATGAAGTTGAGAAGGCCCGCGGAAACAACGCAAAAACCGTCGTCGACTACGACATTACAGTTGGTGGGCAGGACAAGCTTGAAGGTGCTGCTTACTTCGACTTCTGGACAAAAGCAGCGTTTTACGCCGCGATTCTTTTCATCCCCGTTGGCTATTTCTACAAAGAAAAGTCATACATCCAGGACAATTCATCCGAACCGACAGTCCCTGAACCGACAGCAAATGCCTCCGATTCGGGCGATCATTCGAGACCAGACGAACCTGCCAGTTCATAG
- the argF gene encoding ornithine carbamoyltransferase, which translates to MKHLISLFDLTPGQLFEILDRATELKSLYQKGERPQLLPGRVLAQLFEKPSLRTRNSFEAAMANLGGTGIFMTTAEAGLNGRESLSDVARVLSSFSDIITMRTFSHQLIVDFARHSNCPVVNGLSDDRHPCQALTDLLTIRETFGTLRDQHLVFVGDGNNVSMSLAIAAAMSGMRMTLAAPRGFEFPAEFMKVLTDHYPNHQTAVTHDPITPVSSATVVYTDVWASMGQEDEAERRKKAFATFQVNQELMRHAPKDVKFMHDLPAKRGLEVTDEVMDADYSIVFRQAENRMHLARGLFAWLLKK; encoded by the coding sequence ATGAAACACCTCATCTCTCTATTTGACCTGACACCAGGACAGCTGTTTGAAATCCTGGACCGAGCGACAGAGCTGAAGAGCCTTTACCAGAAAGGCGAACGTCCGCAACTGCTTCCCGGGCGGGTCCTGGCTCAGTTGTTCGAAAAACCATCACTGCGAACGCGGAACAGTTTTGAAGCTGCGATGGCAAATCTGGGTGGCACAGGCATCTTTATGACAACGGCCGAAGCCGGACTGAATGGCCGAGAGTCGCTTTCGGACGTCGCTCGAGTCCTGAGTTCTTTCAGCGATATCATCACGATGCGGACATTCTCGCATCAGTTGATTGTTGATTTTGCTCGCCATTCCAACTGCCCTGTCGTCAATGGTCTTTCGGACGATCGACATCCCTGTCAGGCTCTGACCGACCTGCTGACGATTCGTGAGACCTTCGGTACCCTGCGTGACCAGCACCTGGTTTTCGTGGGTGATGGAAACAACGTTTCGATGTCTCTGGCAATTGCTGCAGCAATGAGCGGCATGAGGATGACGCTGGCTGCTCCCAGAGGCTTTGAATTCCCCGCGGAATTCATGAAGGTGCTGACCGACCACTATCCGAATCATCAGACGGCAGTCACGCATGACCCCATCACTCCGGTCTCTTCTGCGACCGTTGTCTATACGGACGTCTGGGCCAGCATGGGGCAGGAAGATGAAGCAGAACGTCGAAAGAAGGCTTTCGCAACATTTCAGGTCAACCAGGAACTGATGCGTCACGCTCCGAAGGACGTGAAGTTTATGCACGATCTTCCGGCAAAACGCGGACTGGAAGTGACGGATGAAGTGATGGATGCGGACTACAGCATTGTTTTTCGGCAGGCCGAAAACCGAATGCATCTGGCACGAGGATTGTTTGCCTGGCTGCTCAAAAAATAG
- the rph gene encoding ribonuclease PH, producing MPRHDNRQTNQLRPFNIRRGFTKSSAGSVLIECGQTMVLCTASVENNLPPWRRPRTENDPILGWVTAEYNMLPGSTAPRKQRDRKSVDGRTTEIQRLIGRSLRAVVDFEALGANSIVIDCDVLQADGGTRTTSITGGFIALCEAVRQLPSDRPILKDNVAAISTGVVNGQPVLDLDYIEDSTAEVDMNVVMTGGGKFIEVQGTAEGEPFDYEILQAQLGLATDGIRQLTALQKQALGADWPF from the coding sequence ATGCCACGTCACGACAATCGACAGACTAACCAGCTTCGTCCCTTCAATATTCGCCGGGGATTCACAAAGTCTTCTGCTGGAAGTGTGTTGATCGAATGCGGTCAGACCATGGTGCTGTGCACGGCCAGTGTCGAAAACAACCTGCCCCCGTGGCGTCGACCCAGAACAGAAAACGACCCAATCCTGGGCTGGGTAACCGCTGAATACAACATGCTGCCAGGCAGCACCGCACCGCGGAAACAGAGGGACCGTAAATCGGTCGATGGGCGAACAACAGAAATTCAGCGGTTGATCGGGCGCAGTCTGAGGGCCGTCGTCGATTTCGAAGCCCTTGGCGCGAACAGTATTGTCATCGATTGCGATGTATTGCAGGCGGATGGCGGCACACGAACGACAAGCATCACCGGTGGCTTCATTGCTCTTTGCGAAGCTGTGCGTCAGCTTCCTTCAGATCGACCCATCTTAAAAGACAATGTCGCGGCCATCAGTACTGGTGTGGTGAATGGCCAACCTGTACTGGACCTGGATTACATCGAAGACAGCACCGCCGAAGTCGACATGAATGTTGTGATGACGGGTGGCGGTAAGTTCATCGAAGTGCAGGGCACCGCCGAAGGCGAACCCTTTGACTATGAAATACTGCAGGCCCAACTGGGTTTGGCAACAGACGGGATCCGGCAGTTAACGGCTCTCCAGAAACAGGCACTCGGAGCAGACTGGCCCTTTTAA
- a CDS encoding PDZ domain-containing protein — translation MIRVLFYSAVSFLLTSLSCSAEQKRALEYTVSFEHRAAHYAEIQMVVPTPATGTIELMMPTWTPGSYLIREYARHVDHLHATSDGKAPLSIQKTSKNRWLVECPIGKDVRITYQLYCHEMSVRTNWVDRDMAVLNGAATFLTVAGAESTPHRIHFDVPEDWSRSMTSLVAVEGRDHTYVAENLDELIDSPVLCGNPVVQDFNAGGVPHVLATIGDSSLWDTAKAAADVQQIVARQQAFWGVVPYSRFKFLNVISETGGGLEHDNSTLVMTSRWNYRNKEKYEDWLSLVSHEFFHTWNVRRLRPVELTQYDYETENNTRSLWVAEGLTSYYEDLMLVRAGLIDQSAYLKRLSKSIEKLQTNPGRNVQSLSESSFDSWIKFYRPDENSSNSRVSYYVKGCVVGFLLDARIRELTNDARSLDDAMRLLYQRHSGPKGYSNSDFAAILSEVAGTDMNAWLAQHVETTDELDYQPALNWLGLRFAESKSEATVAETKAATAPTNEAAREVKPAETDETPNDKREEPRAWIGIQTSDGSASVIITGVTHDSPAHEAGLNVDDEILAFNRYRVNSRTWRDQLTQLGIGETIDVLIARRGEIRTIEVKPVTEPKEKWNLKPVTEPSDEVKARLAKWLSSQ, via the coding sequence ATGATTCGAGTCCTTTTTTACTCTGCCGTTTCGTTTCTGCTGACCTCATTGTCATGTTCAGCCGAACAAAAGCGAGCTCTGGAGTACACCGTATCGTTCGAGCACCGGGCGGCGCATTACGCTGAAATTCAGATGGTCGTTCCAACGCCAGCCACCGGAACCATTGAACTCATGATGCCGACATGGACACCCGGATCGTACCTGATTCGGGAGTACGCACGTCATGTGGACCATCTGCATGCGACCAGCGATGGAAAAGCACCGTTGTCTATTCAAAAGACTTCCAAGAATCGCTGGCTGGTCGAGTGCCCGATTGGGAAAGATGTCAGAATCACTTATCAACTCTATTGCCACGAGATGTCTGTGCGAACCAATTGGGTGGATCGGGACATGGCCGTTTTGAACGGCGCGGCCACCTTCCTGACCGTCGCCGGCGCCGAATCAACCCCCCATCGAATTCACTTCGATGTTCCGGAAGACTGGTCTCGCTCAATGACGTCTCTTGTGGCAGTGGAGGGTCGCGATCATACCTACGTGGCGGAGAATCTTGATGAGCTGATTGATTCGCCGGTGCTGTGCGGGAACCCGGTCGTGCAGGATTTTAACGCCGGTGGCGTACCGCATGTTCTGGCGACAATTGGCGACAGTTCGTTGTGGGACACGGCCAAAGCGGCTGCGGACGTTCAGCAAATTGTTGCCCGGCAGCAGGCATTCTGGGGAGTCGTTCCGTATTCGCGGTTTAAATTCCTGAATGTGATTTCCGAAACCGGTGGTGGACTGGAACACGATAACTCAACGCTGGTTATGACCAGTCGATGGAATTATCGCAACAAGGAAAAGTACGAAGACTGGCTGAGTCTTGTCAGCCATGAATTCTTCCACACGTGGAATGTTCGGCGTCTGCGACCAGTCGAGCTGACTCAATACGATTATGAAACGGAGAACAATACCCGCAGTCTTTGGGTGGCCGAAGGGCTGACCAGTTATTACGAAGATCTGATGCTGGTGCGGGCCGGGCTGATTGACCAGTCGGCCTACCTGAAACGACTGTCAAAAAGCATTGAGAAACTTCAGACAAACCCAGGGCGCAATGTGCAGTCTTTGTCTGAATCCAGTTTTGATTCCTGGATCAAGTTCTATCGACCTGATGAGAACAGTTCGAACAGTCGCGTCAGCTACTATGTCAAGGGCTGTGTGGTTGGCTTCCTGCTGGATGCACGCATTCGTGAACTCACGAATGATGCGCGCAGTCTGGACGATGCCATGCGATTGCTGTACCAGCGGCACTCCGGCCCGAAGGGTTATTCGAACAGTGACTTTGCCGCGATCTTGAGCGAAGTTGCGGGCACGGACATGAATGCCTGGCTGGCTCAGCACGTCGAAACAACCGATGAACTGGACTACCAGCCCGCGCTGAACTGGCTGGGGCTCCGGTTTGCGGAATCGAAATCCGAAGCGACTGTTGCTGAAACCAAGGCGGCCACTGCGCCGACAAACGAGGCCGCCCGGGAAGTAAAGCCTGCTGAGACAGACGAGACCCCGAATGACAAACGGGAGGAACCCAGAGCATGGATTGGAATCCAGACATCAGATGGATCGGCGTCGGTCATCATTACCGGCGTGACGCACGATTCACCGGCCCACGAGGCGGGGCTGAATGTGGATGATGAAATTCTGGCTTTCAATCGATATCGAGTGAACTCCAGAACCTGGCGGGATCAACTGACGCAACTTGGTATCGGCGAGACGATTGACGTGCTGATCGCCCGCCGCGGCGAAATCCGGACGATCGAAGTCAAACCGGTGACCGAACCCAAAGAAAAATGGAACCTGAAACCTGTCACTGAGCCGTCCGATGAAGTAAAGGCCCGACTTGCGAAATGGTTGTCTTCCCAGTGA
- the tadA gene encoding tRNA adenosine(34) deaminase TadA has product MTGLLPINPLAPHEYWMKKALDQAVMAFDQDEVPVGAVIVHQERVIAEAYNQREMLNDPTAHAEMIAITQAAEVLGSWRLLDCTLYVTLEPCPMCAGAIVQSRIPYVVFGTSDPKAGACHSLFQITSDVRLNHQSAVLGGVMMEDCRAILQEFFRQQRAMGKK; this is encoded by the coding sequence GTGACAGGCCTTCTTCCGATCAACCCATTAGCGCCACATGAGTACTGGATGAAGAAAGCACTGGACCAGGCGGTCATGGCGTTTGATCAGGATGAAGTTCCGGTTGGTGCAGTGATTGTTCATCAGGAACGAGTGATTGCGGAAGCTTACAACCAGCGCGAAATGCTGAACGATCCCACGGCGCATGCGGAGATGATTGCGATCACTCAGGCTGCAGAAGTACTGGGGTCATGGCGATTACTGGACTGCACGCTTTATGTCACGCTTGAACCCTGCCCCATGTGCGCGGGGGCCATTGTGCAGTCCCGAATTCCGTATGTTGTTTTTGGAACCAGTGATCCCAAAGCCGGGGCCTGCCATTCTCTGTTTCAGATTACATCGGACGTCCGACTCAACCACCAGTCAGCTGTTCTGGGTGGCGTGATGATGGAAGACTGTCGCGCGATTTTGCAGGAGTTCTTCCGGCAACAGCGAGCCATGGGCAAGAAATAA